One Mycolicibacterium sp. TUM20985 genomic window, GTTGTAGGCCGACACCATCACCAGGGTGACGTCTTCGCGGTGCTGGTTGAGGTGTCGCGCCGAGAAGCCGGTGAACGTCGGAAAGCACATCGACGCGAGGATTCCGTTGCGGTTCATGTCGCGCACCCGCTCGTGCACGTCGTACACGCCTGGGCGCATCTCGGCGAAGCCGGCGGGGTCGCGGCCCCATTCCTCTGGGGGCCACGACACCACCGCATTCAGGCCGCTGACGCCCTGTGGCCTGCCCTGATACATCCACTGGTCGACACCCTTGTCGTCGGTGACGACGATCGGTGCCTCCGACCTGTACTTGGCGGGCACGTGGTTGAGGAACATGTCCGGTGGTTCCACGACGTGGTCGTCGATGCTCACCAGAATCAAGTCGTCGATCTTCATGATTCAACTAGTACCCTGGGATTCCGTGACCGTCTCTGCGCTTTCGGACAAGGGTTTAGCCGTAGCGGCCAACATCGGCAGGCCCGTCATCGAGTTGCGCCGGGGCGGCCGCGCATTGGCCGGGAGCTATCTGTACGAGGGTGACGGGCTCATCACCGGCTGGCACTCGCACGAGGTGCACCAGATCGAGTATGCGATGCACGGCGTCGTCGAAGTGGAGACCGATTCGGCGCACTATCTGCTCCCACCCCAACAGGCAGCGTGGATTCCCCTAGGTCTCGAGCACCAGGCCGTGATGAACCCCGACGTCAAGACCGTCGCGGTGATGTTCGATCCCGCTCTGATCACCGACGACGCGGGTCGAGCCCGCATCATCGCGGTGTCACCGCTCATCCGCGAGATGATGATCTACGCGCTGCGCTGGCCGATCGACCGCGTCAGGGGCGACGACATGTCCGACGGGTTCTTCCGCACACTGGCCAATCTGGTAGCCGAGGCGCTGGATCACGAAGCGCCCCTGAGTCTTCCGACCTCAGCCCATCCGATCGTCGCCGCCGCACTCGCCTACACGAAGGAGCATCTGGATTCGGCGACGGCCGACGACGTCAGCCGCGCCGTGTCGGTGTCCGAGCGCACTCTCCGGCGACTCTTTCAAGACTCCCTCGGATTGTCTTGGCGCACATACGTTTTGCACGCCAGGATGATGCGCGCGATGGCGCTACTCGCGGCACCGGGCCAGTCCGTGCAGGCGACGTCGTCGGCGGTCGGCTTCGAGAACCTGAGCTCGTTCACACGGTGCTTCACGCAGTTCTGCGGCGAGACACCCAGCGCCTACCGCAAGAGGGTCGTCGGCGTCCGGGTGTGACGGCTCTCAATCGCCGTCGACGGCTCCGTCGTCGTTTCGAAACAATCCCCCACGGAGCAGCTGATCCGTCGCGGCCCGCCAGCGATGAAGCTCGGTCGGCGTCGTCAAGGGTTGCGGCAAGTGGCGGTCGACATGCGCACGCAGGCTGACGGCACCGAGACCGAGCACCAGCCCATTGATGGCCGCCCACGTCAGATCCGCGTCGGGCCGGATCTCCCCGCGCTCGGCGCGAAAGTTCCACCGCTTCAAACCGACCTCCATCAGGGCGTCGAAGAGTTTCGCACCCAACGCGCTCCCGTCCACCATTGCGCGGCCGACGTAGCCCGCGACATCGGGATGCTCGGTGAAGATGCGGGTCACCCTGTCTCCGACCTCGGCGACTGAGTCCGCGGGCAAATCCGGCATCGGCTGCCCAAGCTCCGTGACCACCAGCGCGAGGACGTAGTCGTCGACGACCTTGACGAGGCCCGCCTTGTTCGCGAAGTGGTGCTGCACCAACCCCAGGGACACCCCGGCCGCCAAAGCGACACCACGCATCGTCGTCGCCGCCGTGCCGTGCGCGGCGAAGCTGGTCAACGCGGCTTGACGGATCCGGTCGGCGGTCGACAGCGCATTCGCGCGAACTCGCGGGGGTTCCGATGCCAACGTCATGCCAGACGTCCGCCGAAGTACTGCACTGGCCGAGATTAGCAATACGCCTGTACCCTTCAATGACAATACAGCTGTATTGGAACCGCTGTAGGTACGGGAAGAAGCGGGAAGAGGACGGAGGGCCATCCCCATGTACGACGAGAGACAACCCAGCACCGCGTATCAGCGGCGTCAGCACGGCGCCACGATGGGATCGCTGGCCATCGACGCACCCACGGGATTTGCCTGCACGGAGGATCCCGACCGGTGGACCACGACGCCCGATGAGGGCGCGAAGGCGTTGTGCCGAGCCTGTCCGCAGCGGTGGTCGTGCGCCCGGGAGGCCTGCGCGACGCCAGGCGCCGAGGGAGTGTGGGCCGGCGTCCTGATACCCGAGGTGGGACGCGGTCGACGCTTCGCCCTCAAACAACTGCGCAACATGGCCGAACGCAACGGGTCCCCCGTCCGGAGGTGATCCCCGCCGTCACGACGGCTTGGCTATCCTGGCGGCGCCATGACATCCGCCCGCATCGACCTGATCCACGAGCTGGTGTCCTCGGCGGCGTCCGTGGCGCCGGACAGCGCCGCCCTCCTCACCACCGATGGGGCTCGCGTCACGTTCCGTGAGTTCGACGAGCAAATCGATTCCGTCGCAGCCTGGGTGGACCAGCGAACGCGGCGCGGGGACCGTGTGGCCGTCATCGCCGACAACGGCGCGTCCTACGCCCGGCTGTACTACGGCGTCCCCCGCTCCGCGCGCATCCTCGTGCTGATCAACCAGCGCTTGAGCCCCGGTGAGCAGCTCGCTCAATTGGCGTCGGCGGAGCCCACGGTGCTGCTGGGTGACCAGCGCTACCTCGCGGCACTGCCCGACGCCAGGCAGCACGTCCCGTCGCTCGAACACGTGGTGACTTTCGGCGATCCGCAATGGCATGTGGCCGAACAGGATTCGGGGCACTTCGTGGGATCGGTCGACCCCGACGAGCCCGCCTGGCTGCTGTTCACCAGCGGCTCGACCGGGACACCAAAGGGCGTTCTGCACACCCATCGCTCGATCACCACCGCGGTCCGCGGCACCGTAGCCGGTCGGTCGGTGCGCACGGGCGGCGTGTACCTGCTGCCCTTTCCGATGTGTCACGTCGCCGGGTACAACATGCTGGTCCACCACTCGGCGCGCTCGGCCGTGCTGCTCGTCGCCACGTTCCGGCCCGACGCGTTCGCCGCGGCGGTGAACGAGCACCGCGTGACGTCATGCTCCCTGGCACCGACGATGCTGCACGCGTTGCTCGCCCACCTCGAGGAGACGGAGACCGAACTGCCGTCGTTGCGCGACATCGCCTACGGCTCGGCCGCCATTCCCGCTGATCTCCTCCGACGTGCACTCACGCGGCTCGGCGCCGACTTCCATCAGGGCTACGGAATGACCGAAACCGGCGGCAACGTCAGCTTTCTCGGGCCGACGGAGCATCGCGCCGGGGCGAGTGGGGACACGTCGATCCTCGGCAGCGCCGGCCGACCCCACGACGAGGTCGAGATCCGCATCGTCGCAGACGCCGAAGCCCGCAGTGGCCAGGAGGTGGGCGAGATCCTGATCCGCGGCGCGCAGGTCGCCACCGCGTACTGGCCCGGCCATCGCCCGACCACCGTCGACGGCTGGCTGCACACCGGTGACGTCGGGCGCATCGACGACGCAGGCCGGCTCGTCGTGGTCGACAGGCTGAAGGACGTCATCATCACCGGCGGTGAGAACGTGTCCTCCCGTGAGGTCGAGGACGTGCTGTCGAGCCATCCGGCGGTGGACCAGGTCGCCGTGGTCGGCGTTCCCGACGAGTACTGGGGCGAGGCGATCTGCGCCGTCGTCGTCGCGACACCCGGCTTCGTCCCCTCTGTGGACGCGCTGGAGAACCATGTCCGCTCTCGCATAGCCGGTTTCAAACGACCACGCCACGTTCTGTTCGTCGATGCGCTACCCGCGACCAGCAACGGCAAGATCGCCAAGGAGGCCGTGCGGCAGTACGTTCGCGCTCACGTGCCGAGCGCGACGGGGAACACCTCGTAAGTCCCGCTGAAGCCCTTGAACTCGACGACTTCCGCATCCGTGACGGCGAGGCCCTCGGCATGTGCGATCGCGTCGCGTACGACGTCACTGACCAGGATCTCGCCACCATCGGCATGCCCGGCGATCCGAGCCGCCATCGCGACGTTCAAACCGAACAGGTCATCGCCGCGACGTACCGAAGAACCCATGTGAATTCCCATGCGCACCTTGATGTTCTGCCAGCGATCCGCATTCTCGACGAGTTCATGCTGCACGTCGACACAGCAGCGCAGGGCACCCTCGGGTTTGGCGAAGGCGAGCATGAAACCATCGCCCTGATTCTTCACGACGTGCCCGTCGTATGCCCCGACGCACGTTCGGACCAACTGCTCGTGACGTTGAAGCAGCTTCACCCACTCACGATCCCCGAGTGCCCCGTTGAGTTCCGTGGACCCCTCGATGTCGGAGAACACCACCACGACGTTTCCGTCGGCAGCCATCCGCGCCAGGTCGGGGCGCTCTACGTTGGCCCAGCCCGCCAGGTCCTCGATCGAGTTCCTCACGGTGGCACCGATACCCCTGGTGCGCAACATCTCCGCCGTCCGCCAGGTCTTCCTGATCGCAAATGGCGCCAGCCCACGACGCCTGCGACGCGTGCGCGGCTGATCGCGGCGCGCTCGTCGTAGGCCCTGGCGTGCGTTCGCGAGCTTCCTGGACGTGACGACGAGCAGGACGGCCAGCGTGATGACGACTACGACCGAGACGCCCAGCAGGATCGACAGAACGAGTTGCGTCACCGCGCGATGGTAGCGGCAGCCGTCGGTTGGCCAGCTACCGCCAGACGGCGCGGCTTCCCGGTCGACGAGCACCAGCGGTGATACTGGCACCGATGACTGCAATCGTGGATGAGACAAGCCCGTGCTGATCGGTCTGGCAGCAGCGCTCGTCGCGTGTTTCGGCTACGGCACGGCGTCGGTTCTGCAGGCCTATGGCGCGCGAAGCGCAGCGGCCGCGGACCACGCCCGTGACGGGTCCGTCACCGCGACCGGTGCACCCTCGTTGGGAGCCACCATCCGCGCCGCGTTGACCCCGGCCTTCCTCGCCGGCATGGCCCTGGACGCGCTCGGTTTCCTGGGCAGCGTCGTGTCGGCTCGGTTGATACCGCTCTTCCTGTCGCAGACGATCATGAGTGCCAACCTCGTCGTGACGGCCGTGCTCGGAGTCATCGTCCTCGGAGTGCGTCTGGGTGTGCGCGATTGGGTGGCCATCACCGTGGTCGTCGTGTCCCTCTGCGTGCTGGGGTTCACGGCCGGCCACATCGGTACGGACAGCTCGCCACCGACCGTGCACTGGGGCGTGCTGGTGTTCTCGGTCATCGCCCTGCTCGCCGGGATCGGCTTGATTCGCGTCCTGGGTGGGCGCGCCGCCGTCGCTGCCGGACTGGTGGCGGGAATCCTGTTCGGCGCCATGGCGATTGCTGTGCGCATCGTGGACGGAGTCGACCCACTACGTCCCGTCGTCCTCGTGTCGGATCCGGCCGCGTGGGCGGTGGTGATCGCCGGCGTCGGCGGCTTCTACTTGTTCACCGTGGCCTTGCAGATCGGGTCCGTCACCGGGGCCTCCGCAGCCCTCGTCGTCGGAGAGACCGTCGTGCCGGGTATCGCCGGCGTCGTACTGCTCGGTGACACCGCGGCCGCCGGGCTGGGATGGCTGGTGGCAGTCGGGTTCGTCGGCGCGGTGTCCGGAGCGGTAGCGGTGGCGCTGTTCGGCGCTGCGGAGAACGCGCCCGACGGCACCGGCGCGCGCGCCCGTAATTCACCGAATTGACGTTTTCGTAGAAAGGGGCTGGGTACTCCGAACCAAGGACAAGGAGGTTCTGACAATGCCCACCTGGGGATGGATTCTCATTGCAGCGATCGTCGTACTCGCTGCGGTAGCCGTGGTCGTCGCTGGTTCGCGAGGCAAGCGACGACGAAGTGAGGGGCTCAAGCAAAGATTTGGGCCCGAGTACGAGCGTACGGTCGCCGAATCGGGCGACCCGATCGCTGCGGAGAAGGAACTCGCCGCGCGGGAGCAGCGGCGCGAAGAGCTCGACATCGTGCCGCTGACCGCAGAGTCGCTCGGCCACTACGTCAAGTCGTGGCGAACCGTCCAAACGGCATTCGTCGATGATCCGACAAGTGCTGTCGGAGAGGCGGATCGGCTCGTCACACGGGTGATGTCGGAGCGCGGCTATCCGGTCGACGACTTCGACCGGCGCGCCGCGGACCTCTCCGTCGACCACCCGACGGTGGTCGAGAACTATCGAGCCGCGCATGGCATCTATCTGGCAGGTGCCACGGACACGGAGGCACAGCGCCAGGCGTTCGTCCACTACCGGGCGCTGTTCGACAAGCTGCTGGAAACCCACGAGGACACCGACAAGTCGCAGGAGGCACACGCATGACCACGCAACCGCAGTACCCCCAGGACAATGGCTCGACCGAGCAACGCGAGCAGTACGTGACCGAGGGAAGCGACCAGTACCCGACGGACCCGCAGCGCGACCAGTACACGACAGACCCCCAACGACCTGACGCGTACCCGACGGACCCGCAACGCGACCAGTACACGGGAGACCCGCAGCGACCTGACGCGTCGGCCGATCCCCTTGCGGCGCCAACGCAAGCCGTACAACCGGACGCCGGCCGTGCGCCCACCCCCGGGAGCGACGCGTACGCCTCGGCTCCAGACGAGCACGACCGTGTCGTGGACCCGTCCACGATGTCCGCGCAGCGTTCCGAGATTGAGCACACCCCTGCCGACCACGCCGGGAACGCGCATTCCGCGGCGGGCGGATCATCGGAGGAATCCCTGTTCGCCTCCGCTGACCTCACGGGCCTGCGCTCGCGGTGGGATGACGTCCAGGCGGGTTTCGTCGATGACCCCCGCCAGTGCGTGCAGACCGCCGACGGGCTGGTGTCCGACGTCGTGCAGCAGCTCACCGACGGCTTCACGGAGGCCCGCTCCAGGCTGGAGCAGCAGTGGGCGCGCGGTGAGGACGTATCCACCGAAGATCTTCGATTGGCGCTGAAGCGCTACCGAGAATTCTTCGATCGGCTGCTCGCGGTCTGACCCTTACCTAGACCGAGGCCACGGTCGTCGACTGGAGACGAGTCGGCGACCGTGGCCTTCGTTTGATTACTGAATCATCGGAGACGGCGTCTCCGCGTGAGACTCTGGTCCCGGTCGACTTCCCATGGTTGATCGTCTGAGCCGATTTCTCGTAGGTGAATCTTCTTCATTTCGATTCGCCGTCGCCCCAGGCCTTGGATCGGTAAACGAGGTAACCAGGATTAAGGCGAGTCTTTGCCGATCGCCGCGAGAAGCTTCCCCTCAGCCGTACCGGAATGTGCGGAAGCGGCGGACCGCGTTTTAGTGCGCGGCTTCGAACGCTTCGAAAACCTCGGCCTTGATACGTCCGCGGTCGGAAACGTCGTGACCGTTGGCGCGTGCCCATTCGCGAACGGCGGTCAGTTGCTCCTTCGACGCCTTTCCGTTGCTACTCACCTTGGTTCGAGTGGCGCGTGCCGCTTTGACCTTCATCGCCGCGTCCACGTATGGCTTGATCGCCTTTTCGAGCTTCGCGACATTGGCCGGGGAAAGGTCGATTTGGTAAGACGATCCCCGCAGCGAGAACTCGACCCGCTCACCAGCACCATCGGATATGTCGGAACCGTCGATATCATCGATCAGTTGACGAAGAATGCGTTCAGCCACGTCGAGCTCCCTTTGCGAAACCAATTATTGTCTACACCGTACCAAAGGTATTGACCCGCCTCTGACAGCGACTATCGCGCTGCGGTAACCGGCGGGAGTTTTATCGAGAAACCTGCGCTCCCCGATGGCAGATCCTCCCGGCGCATTCTTTTCGCTACTGCCCCGCGATCATCGTCAACGTCGGGTGCCCGAGGAATGAGGGCGAGGTGCTCACCGATACGTAATGCTTCTTTTCTCCCGTCGGCGTGGTCGCCTGGCCGCCAGCCCTCCGAAGCCGATGTGTCAGGCTCGACGCATGATCGTTGCGTTCAGCCTGACTCCCTCCACCGGTGACGAGACCGGCGGCGTCCACGAGGCCGTGGCCGAGGCCATCCGCATCGTCCGCGCGTCTGGACTGCCCAACGAGACGAACGCGATGTTCACCAACGTCGAGGGTGAGTGGGACGAGGTGATGGCCGTGGTGAAGCAAGCGGTGGAGGCCGTCGCCGCGGTCTCACCGCGCGTGGGGTTGGTCCTCAAGGCCGACATCCGGCCGGGGTACACCGGTCAACTCAGCGCCAAGGTGCAGCGCGTGGAAGAAGCGCTCGAATACTAGGGGCGGAGGCGCCGAAGGTCAGGCCGCACACGGCCGCGAGAATCGTGAGATCGCCCCAAGGACCGAGGTCCATGTGCGCTCCTTCGCTGACTTTTGGCCGTCATCGGCTACAGAAAACGTTATCTCAACTAACGGGTTGAGCCGGTGGGGGTCGAAGGCATTCCCAGCCAGTTCCAGGGCGCGGGCCTACCGGCGGATGAACGTGGACTGCACCTACGCGTAGGCAGACCCCGATGGCACGGCACGCTGTTCTGCAATTCGCCTGTGTAGCAGAGCAACCCAAGCGCGGAGGCCATCCACGGGTCCAGTCGTCGCGGGTTCGACCACTATGGCTGGCCCGCTTCGTGACTCCAGCAGGTCGATGATGCGTCGACACCTGGCTGCCTCGATCATCACCTCGGCCGGCGGTGCGCTTGCAAGTCGGTCTTCGGGCCACCGGCTGTAGAACTTCGCCGACTGATCGAGGAGAACGATCAGCTCCGGTGCGGACCGCTTCGTCAGGCGACTCGCCACACGTGCCGCCAGGCCACCGACCGCAAGTACGGCAAGGAGCGAGGCGAGCGTCACGAACCATTCGCCGACACCGCCGACACCTGAGGGCGATACGTCTCTACCCGCGTTGAGGCGCGCAACGATCGCACTCAGGAA contains:
- a CDS encoding AraC family transcriptional regulator, producing MTVSALSDKGLAVAANIGRPVIELRRGGRALAGSYLYEGDGLITGWHSHEVHQIEYAMHGVVEVETDSAHYLLPPQQAAWIPLGLEHQAVMNPDVKTVAVMFDPALITDDAGRARIIAVSPLIREMMIYALRWPIDRVRGDDMSDGFFRTLANLVAEALDHEAPLSLPTSAHPIVAAALAYTKEHLDSATADDVSRAVSVSERTLRRLFQDSLGLSWRTYVLHARMMRAMALLAAPGQSVQATSSAVGFENLSSFTRCFTQFCGETPSAYRKRVVGVRV
- a CDS encoding TetR/AcrR family transcriptional regulator gives rise to the protein MTLASEPPRVRANALSTADRIRQAALTSFAAHGTAATTMRGVALAAGVSLGLVQHHFANKAGLVKVVDDYVLALVVTELGQPMPDLPADSVAEVGDRVTRIFTEHPDVAGYVGRAMVDGSALGAKLFDALMEVGLKRWNFRAERGEIRPDADLTWAAINGLVLGLGAVSLRAHVDRHLPQPLTTPTELHRWRAATDQLLRGGLFRNDDGAVDGD
- a CDS encoding WhiB family transcriptional regulator: MGSLAIDAPTGFACTEDPDRWTTTPDEGAKALCRACPQRWSCAREACATPGAEGVWAGVLIPEVGRGRRFALKQLRNMAERNGSPVRR
- a CDS encoding AMP-binding protein codes for the protein MTSARIDLIHELVSSAASVAPDSAALLTTDGARVTFREFDEQIDSVAAWVDQRTRRGDRVAVIADNGASYARLYYGVPRSARILVLINQRLSPGEQLAQLASAEPTVLLGDQRYLAALPDARQHVPSLEHVVTFGDPQWHVAEQDSGHFVGSVDPDEPAWLLFTSGSTGTPKGVLHTHRSITTAVRGTVAGRSVRTGGVYLLPFPMCHVAGYNMLVHHSARSAVLLVATFRPDAFAAAVNEHRVTSCSLAPTMLHALLAHLEETETELPSLRDIAYGSAAIPADLLRRALTRLGADFHQGYGMTETGGNVSFLGPTEHRAGASGDTSILGSAGRPHDEVEIRIVADAEARSGQEVGEILIRGAQVATAYWPGHRPTTVDGWLHTGDVGRIDDAGRLVVVDRLKDVIITGGENVSSREVEDVLSSHPAVDQVAVVGVPDEYWGEAICAVVVATPGFVPSVDALENHVRSRIAGFKRPRHVLFVDALPATSNGKIAKEAVRQYVRAHVPSATGNTS
- a CDS encoding adenylate/guanylate cyclase domain-containing protein, with amino-acid sequence MTQLVLSILLGVSVVVVITLAVLLVVTSRKLANARQGLRRARRDQPRTRRRRRGLAPFAIRKTWRTAEMLRTRGIGATVRNSIEDLAGWANVERPDLARMAADGNVVVVFSDIEGSTELNGALGDREWVKLLQRHEQLVRTCVGAYDGHVVKNQGDGFMLAFAKPEGALRCCVDVQHELVENADRWQNIKVRMGIHMGSSVRRGDDLFGLNVAMAARIAGHADGGEILVSDVVRDAIAHAEGLAVTDAEVVEFKGFSGTYEVFPVALGT
- a CDS encoding histone-like nucleoid-structuring protein Lsr2 produces the protein MAERILRQLIDDIDGSDISDGAGERVEFSLRGSSYQIDLSPANVAKLEKAIKPYVDAAMKVKAARATRTKVSSNGKASKEQLTAVREWARANGHDVSDRGRIKAEVFEAFEAAH
- a CDS encoding thiamine-binding protein, encoding MIVAFSLTPSTGDETGGVHEAVAEAIRIVRASGLPNETNAMFTNVEGEWDEVMAVVKQAVEAVAAVSPRVGLVLKADIRPGYTGQLSAKVQRVEEALEY